CGGGGTGGCACCAGGGAGACTAGCGGAGACAGATATAAAAGGATATTCAACATTGGGTAGGGCACTAATGGGTAATAGCAGATAACTCATGAGACCGAAGATGAGGATACCCATCATTACCAAAGTGGTCATGACTGGACGACGGATGAAGAGTTCTGAAAGGTTCATGGGTTTTGTTATTGAGTTAAGCCTTAACTCTTTGTCAAAGTCATTTTTTTTAAACGAACCACAGAGGCGCAGAAGGCACTGAGAGAAGAAAGAAATGCTTAACTCTAAGTTGGCTCATAACACATATAGCTGTAAAAAACTCTCTTGATTCTCGTCTCTGTGTCCTCTGCGTCTCTGCGGTTCGTCTAAAAAAATTGAATATCACGATCGCTCGCCTATGAAAATACCCGTCGCAACTTAACTTGATTAAGCTTCTTCCGCCATGATTCCATATATATATAGAACACAGGCGTTAAATACAAGGTCAATATCTGAGAAAACACCAGTCCGCCCACAACTGCAATCCCTAGAGGACGGCGGGATTCGGAACCAGCCCCAAATCCGATCGCTATGGGCAAGGTTCCCATTAATGCTGCCATCGTCGTCATCATAATCGGACGGAAGCGCACTAAGCAGGCTTGATAGATTGCCTCAGACGGTTTTTTCAATTCTTCTCGCTGGGCAACAATTGCAAAATCTACCATCATGATGCCGTTTTTCTTCACAATGCCCACTAAGAGAATTATGCCGATAAAGGAATAAACATTTAGTTCGACATGAAATATTATCAGCGTTAATAATGCCCCAAAACCTGCTGAAGGCAAACCGGAAAGAATCGTAATTGGGTGAATGAAATCCTCATAGAGAATACCCAAAATCAGATAAATTACGAGGATGGCGATCGCTAACAATAAACCCAAACTCGGCAGTGAACTTTGAAATACCTGGCTTGCACCCTGAAAGCTGGTGCTAATGCTGGCAGGAATTACCCGATCGATCAGTTTTTGAATCTCTTCGTTGGCATTTCCCAAGGACACACCGGGGGCGAGGTTAAAGGAAATGGTGGCGGCGTTCATCCGACCGTTATGATTGACCATTAACGGGCTGACTCCCTGAGATAGTTTGGCGAATGTCTTCAAAGGAACTGCCACTCCTGTGCTGGAGTTAATATACAATGTCAAAAGTGCGTTGATATCCTCCTGATACTGCGGTGCTAATTCCAAAATCACTTGATACTCATTGGTCGCTGCATAGATGGTTGACACTTGGTAGGAACCGTAAGCACTTCTGAGGGTATTTTCGATTTGCTCGGCGGTAATCCCATAAGTTGAGGCTTTATCGCGGTCAATGTCAATTTGAATTTGGGAAGCAAACTGTAAATCGCTGTTGACATCCTGGAGTTCTGTCATATCCTTCATCTTGGTAACAAGTTGGGGAACATACTCCTGTAAGAGTTTGACATCAGAACTCTGGAGTGCAACTTGATAAAGTCCTGTGCTTTGTTGAGCGCCAATGGGAATCGCTGGGGGATTTTGTAAGAATACTTGGATGCCTGGAACAGTGGCGAGTTTGGTTCGCAAATTTTGCACAATTTCGTCAGCACCAAGTTGGCGCTGCGATCGCGGTTTTAACCGAATAAACAAACTCCCAGAATTGGCTGCAACTGCTGCCCCACCGCCACTAGCACTGGCTCCCGCCCCGATATTGGAGTTGACTGCATCTACATTTGGGTCTTGGCGAATCAGGTTAGCAACTGTCTGCTGATGTTGGACAAGATTATCGAAGGACGCATCTTCGGCTGCTTGGGTAATACCTGTAATTTGTCCGGTATCTTCGCTAGGAATAAAGCCCTTGGGAACTATCACCAACAACCCAACTGTCACCGCCAATAAAAAGACAGATAAAATCATCGTGGTGCGGTGATATTTTAAGACTTTTTTGAGACTCCAATCGTACAAACCGAGGAAGCGATCGAAGACATATTCGGAAGCTTGGTATAACCGACTTTGATTAGCATGATCCACAGGACGCAGAAAACGGCTGCATAACATCGGAGTCAGAGTCAAAGACACAAAACCAGATACCAGAATTGCAACTGCGATCGTCACAGCAAATTCATGAAATAATCGCCCTAGTACTTCACTCATGAACAACATGGGGATGAAGACTGCAACTAAGGAAAGGGTCATTGACAGAATTGTGAAACCAATTTCTCTCGACCCATTCAACGCCGCTTCTAACGGACGTTCCCCCATTTCGATATGACGGACGATATTTTCTAGCATGACGATCGCATCATCTACTACGAAACCCACAGAAAGGGTCAACGCCATCAGCGACAGGTTATCTAGTGAGTAGTGCAGCAAATACATCACTGCAAAAGTGCCAATCAGCGAAACGGGTAATGCCAAACTAGGAATCACTGTGGCCGAGAGGTTCCGCAAAAAGATGAAAATTACTAAGATAACTAGAGCGATCGTCAAAATCAAGGTAAATCTGACATCATCCACTGAATCTCGAATTGACTGAGACGCATCATAGAGAATCCCAATTTCCACGGATGCCGGAATCTGCTCTCGTAACTTTGGCAGCAAATTCTTAATCGTGTCTACAACTTGTACCGTATTGGTTCCTGGCTGTCTTTGAATGGTGAGAATAATGGCGCGGGTATTGTTGTACCAGCTTGCTACTTTGTCATTTTCTACACTGTCAATAATCCTGCCCAGTTGATTGAGATAGATGGGCATTCCATCTTTATAAGAGACAATCAACTGCCGATAAGCAGCCGCATCTTCAAGTTGCCCGTTAGTCTGAACTGTAAAATTCTTATGATTTCCCGAAAGACTGCCAGTAGGTAAATTGACGTTACCCTGTTGAATTGCCGTCGCCACCTGATCCAGTCCAATTTGCCGTGCTGCCAATTGCTGCGGATCGAGTTGAATTCGAGCCGCAT
The Nostoc punctiforme PCC 73102 genome window above contains:
- a CDS encoding efflux RND transporter permease subunit, which translates into the protein MNLSEPFIRRPIMTTLVMTAILIFGFMSYRLLPISDLPSVDYPTIQVSASRPGASPETMAASVARPLEKQFSSIAGLDSLNSTSTLGQTQITLQFNLSRNIDDAAQDVEAAISGASGQIATDLPNPPTYSKVNPADQPILYLYLDSPTLPLSQVDNYAETYLAQKLSTINGVAQVAVYGSQKYAARIQLDPQQLAARQIGLDQVATAIQQGNVNLPTGSLSGNHKNFTVQTNGQLEDAAAYRQLIVSYKDGMPIYLNQLGRIIDSVENDKVASWYNNTRAIILTIQRQPGTNTVQVVDTIKNLLPKLREQIPASVEIGILYDASQSIRDSVDDVRFTLILTIALVILVIFIFLRNLSATVIPSLALPVSLIGTFAVMYLLHYSLDNLSLMALTLSVGFVVDDAIVMLENIVRHIEMGERPLEAALNGSREIGFTILSMTLSLVAVFIPMLFMSEVLGRLFHEFAVTIAVAILVSGFVSLTLTPMLCSRFLRPVDHANQSRLYQASEYVFDRFLGLYDWSLKKVLKYHRTTMILSVFLLAVTVGLLVIVPKGFIPSEDTGQITGITQAAEDASFDNLVQHQQTVANLIRQDPNVDAVNSNIGAGASASGGGAAVAANSGSLFIRLKPRSQRQLGADEIVQNLRTKLATVPGIQVFLQNPPAIPIGAQQSTGLYQVALQSSDVKLLQEYVPQLVTKMKDMTELQDVNSDLQFASQIQIDIDRDKASTYGITAEQIENTLRSAYGSYQVSTIYAATNEYQVILELAPQYQEDINALLTLYINSSTGVAVPLKTFAKLSQGVSPLMVNHNGRMNAATISFNLAPGVSLGNANEEIQKLIDRVIPASISTSFQGASQVFQSSLPSLGLLLAIAILVIYLILGILYEDFIHPITILSGLPSAGFGALLTLIIFHVELNVYSFIGIILLVGIVKKNGIMMVDFAIVAQREELKKPSEAIYQACLVRFRPIMMTTMAALMGTLPIAIGFGAGSESRRPLGIAVVGGLVFSQILTLYLTPVFYIYMESWRKKLNQVKLRRVFS